The proteins below come from a single Dermatophagoides farinae isolate YC_2012a chromosome 7, ASM2471394v1, whole genome shotgun sequence genomic window:
- the sand gene encoding potassium two pore domain channel sandman, which translates to MNQNQQHHHHQLKEINYPLHSNTNNNNVGHMITTASKTTTKTRQQQQQQSKSKSCKPRKPPPPSKCRICCRKFFAFLLSNVGLCVLVVAYSVGGAFMFRAIESPFEVQTVKQVNELRNKIILNLWNITYNTNILYHEKWNVQVTDTIKLFQRELLKSIKDGYEGQQSEGREQWSFSGAFLFSLTVISTIGYGNISPRTDRGKLMTILYAIIGIPLMLLYLTNIGDILAKSFRYVYGGLCSCKQSSTTLKQRNRLLLQRAVSAPTGIYSMTNHTSQLTPEIGVGVGFSYDPTTMTMMTTSAPPSTTTIKFKENNRVHVPITLCLLILASYVCGGGLLFSIWENWNYLDGSYFCFVTLSTIGFGDLVPGASVVESSGSQEKLVICSLYLLAGMALLAMCFNLMQEEVIHKVKQLGRHLGIVNDDYDDLDNIEFTIDQTA; encoded by the exons atgaatcaaaatcaacagcatcatcatcatcaattgaaagaaattaaTTATCCATTACATTCGAATactaacaataataatgttggtCACATGATAACGACGGCgtcgaaaacaacaacaaaaacaagacaacaacaacaacaacaatcaaaatcaaaatcctGTAAACCACgtaaaccaccaccaccatcaaaatGTCGAATTTGTTGTCGAAAATTTTTCGCATTTCTTTTATCAAATGTTGGACTTTGTGTATTGGTTGTTGCCTATTCAGTTGGTGGTGCATTCATGTTTCGTGCCATTGAATCACCATTCGAAGTGCAAACAGTTAAACAGGTGAATGAATTACGTAATAAGATTATTTTGAATCTTTGGAATATAA CATACAATACAAATATTTTGTATCATGAAAAATGGAATGTCCAAGTAACCGATAcgataaaattatttcaacgtgaattattgaaatcaatcaaagatGGTTATGAAGGACAACAAAGCGAAGGTCGTGAACAATGGTCATTTTCTGGTGCATTTCTATTCAGCCTGACAGTTATTTCAACTATTGGTTATGGAAATATTAGTCCACGTACGGATCGTGGAAAATTAATGACCATATTGTATGCCATTATTGGCATACCATTAATGTTATTATATCTTACTAATATTGGTGATATTTTAGCCAAATCATTTCGTTATGTTTATGGTGGCCTATGTTCATGTAAACAATCATCGACCACATTGAAACAAAGAAatcgtttattattacaacGTGCAGTATCTGCTCCAACTGGAATCTATAG tATGACCAATCATACCAGTCAATTGACACCGGAAATAGGTGTTGGCGTTGGTTTTAGTTATgatccaacaacaatgacaatgatgactaCATCGGCACCACCATCAACTACtacaattaaattcaaagaaaataatcGTGTCCATGTACCGATTACACTTTGCCTTTTAATACTTGCCAGTTATGTTTGTGGTGGTGGccttttgttttctatttggGAAAATTGGAACTATTTGGATGgatcatatttttgtttcgtaaCATTAAGTACAATTGGTTTCGGTGATCTTGTGCCCGGTGCATCCGTTGTTGAAAGTTCAGGTTCACAAGAAAAATTAGTCATATGTAGCCTATATTTATTGGCCGGTATGGCATTATTAGCCATGTGTTTTAATCTAATGCAAGAGGAAGTGATACATAAAGTTAAACAATTAGGACGACATTTAGGtattgtcaatgatgattatgatgatctaGATAATATTGAATTTACAATCGATCAAACTGCTTAa
- the LOC124497031 gene encoding uncharacterized protein LOC124497031, whose product MSSYRTDPAYQTEAVNKQQQQQQHQQSYNSINKSTADIKTNRRNNNKNVGNNNNIVRRQWNFCFKFFAFIFSHIGLGCLVLAYTIIGAFLFRHFEEPNIIERNRLIERIRNETVDRLWIETYKLNVLYKENWTTMATKEIEQFQRTLIDSFKDGYWPMVYDLTGTSSTTTTTINNDDNVDNGDDQQSIEHHQQNSDDQQQQQHYQYSNHQHLYTRWSFIDSWMYSISIITTIGYANRPLTVEGKLTTIIYALFGIPIMLLFLSTIGSLLGRGLKYLYQFCCHCNPNGVDSSSSSSLQHSFQNLPTPTTTIGATTTTTTTPNNNNNSQDHLHHLQQHHHHDNYQIHHIALNNIGGGDSSGLLSTLDMNNIGNKTKNYAQLNSIYPPVSGTGTGHYDNRACSCDLLDPNAAAITTTTAITDPTAKLSDPLVMDHHHHICDTKFQTYPGTGTTLDPHHHFSTGVSGCDGSPFNTAFHHPIHHQSTNKLDLDLHHQHLHHHHHHHLYHKLHQSDSSNFGFDDFGANNSRQATDNVPFYFCFLLITLYIMAGSVMFHIWEGLPILDGAYFCFVTLSTIGFGDILPEKTLSSSSSTTIATTTVNQPSQTESKKRIIIIVIYILGGMTLVAMSFNLIYEQLAFKFKKIGYKIQLQQQRHQQRMDEIIMKENSMKMMNHHQHGSSSLQQSHQQQQQQHQSKFQTNEDIDV is encoded by the exons atgtcaTCATATCGTACGGATCCAGCCTATCAAACAGAGGCGgttaataaacaacaacaacaacaacaacatcagcaaTCATATAATTCGATTAATAAATCAACGGCTGATATCAAAACTAATCgtcgaaataataataaaaatgttggcaataataataatattgtacGAAGGcaatggaatttttgttttaaattttttgcctttattttttcacatattGGCCTTGGTTGTCTAGTGCTTGCCTATACTATTATTGGTGCATTTTTATTCCGTCATTTTGAAG AACCAAACATTATCGAAAGAAATCGTCTTATTGAACGTATACGTAATGAAACAGTGGATCGTTTATGGATTGAAACATATAAATTAAATGTAttatataaagaaaattggacaacaatggcaacaaaagagattgaacaatttcaacgtacattgattgattcatttaaaGATGGTTATTGGCCAATGGTTTATGATCTTACTGgtacatcatcaacaacaacaacaacaataaacaacgacgataatgtagataatggtgatgatcaacaatcaatagaacatcatcaacagaattctgatgatcaacaacaacaacaacattatcaatattctaatcatcaacatctttATACACGTTGgtcatttattgattcatgGATGTATAGTATATCGATTATAACGACAATCg gTTATGCAAACCGTCCATTAACTGTGGAAGGAaaattaacaacaataatttatGCATTATTTGGCATACCAataatgttattatttttatccacAATTGGTAGCCTACTTGGCCGTGGTCTTAAATATCTATATCAATTCTGTTGTCATTGTAATCCAAATGGTgtggattcatcatcatcatcatcattacaacattcatttcaaaatttaccAACACCAACCACAACAATAggagcaacaacaacgacgacgacaacaccaaataataataataatagccaAGATCATTTACAtcatttacaacaacatcatcatcatgataattatcaaataCATCATATTGCATTGAATaatattggtggtggtgatagtAGTGGCCTATTATCTACATTAGATATGAATAATATTGGAAATAAGACAAAAAATTATGCTCAATTAAATTCCATTTATCCACCTGTATCAGGCACTGGTACTGGACATTATGATAATCGAGCCTGTTCATGTGATCTTTTGGATCCAAATGCCGCTGCCATCACTACCACTACGGCTATTACTGATCCAACAGCTAAATTATCCGATCCATTAgttatggatcatcatcatcatatttgtgatacaaaatttcaaacctATCCAGGTACTGGTACAACATTggatccacatcatcattttagtACTGGTGTTAGTGGATGTGATGGATCGCCATTTAATACAGCATTCCATcatccaattcatcatcaatcgacaaATAAATTAGATCTagatcttcatcatcaacatttacatcatcatcatcatcatcatttgtatcaTAAATTACATCAATCAGATTCATCGAATTTTGGTTTCGATGATTTTGGTGCAAACAATAGTCGCCAGGCAACGGATAATGTACCATTTTATTTCTGTTTCCTATTGATTACATTGTATATAATGGCCGGTAGTGTTATGTTTCATATTTGGGAAGGATTACCCATTCTTGATGGTGcctatttttgttttgttacaCTCAG taCAATTGGTTTTGGTGACATATTGCCcgaaaaaacattatcatcatcatcatcaacaacaatagcaacaacaacagtgaaTCAACCAAGCCAGACAGAATcgaaaaaacgaataatcatcattgtcatctaTATACTTGGCGGTATGACATTGGTAGCAATGAGTTTCAATCTAA tATATGAACAATTggcattcaaattcaaaaagatTGGATATAAAATACAATTACAACAGCAACGTCATCAACAAAGAATggatgaaataataatgaaagaaaattcaatgaaaatgatgaatcatcatcaacatggatcatcatcattacaacaatcacatcagcagcagcagcaacaacatcaatcgaaatttcaaacaaatgaagATATCGATgtctaa
- the LOC124497029 gene encoding ribosomal protein S6 kinase beta-2, translated as MMTTIFDMELNDSEIEDFSNPTSQQLPVNNQTIGQHNHNNNNNHHHQTHPLQHNHHHTHNRILDYEIENDDHMVVNNEIEIDSFEATAEEVINLGPENNSIELTEEMVNCQHHERVSTNDFELLKVLGMGAYGKVFQVRKVTGKNLGTIFAMKVLKKAKIVRSIKDTDHTKAERNILESVKHPFIVDLMYAFQTRGKLYLILEYLSGGELFMYLQREGLLLENAVIFYAAEIILAIEHLHKLGIIYRDLKPENIMLDLHGHVKLTDFGLCKESIQSGKMTYTFCGTVEYMAPEILKRIGHNHAVDWWSLGALMFDMLTGKPPFVSSNRNKTIAKILHAELKFPKHLTHDAKDLIRKLLRRSPELRLGGGVDDAAPVKHHAFFKKINWDEVFFKRLSPPFRPVLHSEDDVSQFDTKFTEQMPIDSPEESSHLSRSINEMFIGFTYVAPSVLEEMNRHDIIGGHVRNYSNSNIKQPQQQPPLPPPPQSSSSSSSSTTTTTIPRNNPSG; from the exons ATGATGACTACAATATTCGATATGGAACTTAATGATTCAGAGATTGAAGATTTTTCCAATCCAACATCACAACAACTTCCTGTTAATAATCAAACGATTGGtcaacataatcataataataataataatcatcatcatcaaacacatcCATtacaacataatcatcatcatacacataATCGTATACTTGATTACGaaatcgaaaatgatgatcatatggttgtcaacaatgaaattgaG aTCGATTCATTCGAGGCTACCGCTGAAGAGGTAATCAATTTAGGACCGGAAAATAATAGCATCGAATTAACTGAAGAGATGGTCAATTGTCAACATCATGAACGTGTTTCgacaaatgattttgaattacTCAAAGTTCTTGGTATGGGTGCATATGGAAAAGTGTTTCAAGTACGAAAAGTTACGGGTAAAAATTTAGGCACTATATTTGCAATGAAAGTTTTGAAAAAGGCAAAAATCGTTCGTAGTATCAAAGATACGGATCATACGAAAGCCGAGCGTAATATATTGGAAAGTGTTAAACATCCATTTATTGTTGATCTGATGTATGCGTTTCAAACACGTGGAAAATTGTATTTAATACTCGAATATCTAAGTGGTGGTGAACTATTCATGTATCTACAACGTGAAGGTCTTTTATTGGAAAATGCTGTCATTTTCTATGCAGCCGAAATCATTTTGGCCATTGAACATTTACATAAATTGGGCATTATTTATCGTGATCTTAAACCAGAAAATATTATGCTCGATCTACATGGTCATGTTAAATTGACTGATTTTGGCCTTTGTAAGGAATCCATACAAAGTGGTAAAATGACTTATACATTCTGTGGTACAGTTGAATATATGGCGCCTGAAATTCTCAAAAGAATCGGTCATAATCATGCCG TTGATTGGTGGTCATTGGGTGCATTAATGTTTGACATGTTGACCGGTAAACCGCCATTTGTTAGTTCGAATCGTAATAAAACGATTGCCAAAATATTACACGCTGAACTCAAATTTCCAAAACATCTTACTCATGATGCTAAAGATTTGATTCGTAAATTATTACGACGATCACCAGAATTACGGCTTGGCGGTGGCGTTGATGATGCAGCACCGGTTAAACATCAtgcatttttcaaaaaaattaattgggATGAAGTTTTCTTCAAACGACTTAGTCCACCATTTAGGCCAGTGTTACATTCTGAAGATGATGTAAGTCAATTTGATACAAAATTCACTGAACAGATGCCAATTGATTCACCAGAAGAAAGTTCACATCTAAGTCGTAGTATCAATGAAATGTTTATTGGTTTTACATATGTTGCACCTAGTGTTTTGGAAGAAATGAATCGTCATGATATTATTGGTGGTCATGTTCGAAATTATTCCAATAGCAATATCAAacagccacaacaacaaccaccactaccaccaccacctcaatcatcatcatcatcatcatcgtcaacaacaacaacaacaattcctCGTAATAATCCATCCGGATGA
- the rau gene encoding RA domain-containing protein rau produces the protein MLKYVSTPMPLSYSTSPSSSLSASNNPTMFDVDLKRQSSSSTSSDSISLNSSDSISNGSSSIMNDSIESPITHHHHHHTNHLLVPVVNHHHHHRSWSSSSSSTSSLPSLITDNVQLSLPTKSINNNDDHQNKIVSSSPTSTSSNTIDRKFVIKIFTRVLCTDVEYKTLSISNHTTSQEIVQIILKKFRLNHLDPNLFYLTLEAWIKQTGIPIRSVMALDDDACPALLQSCYRQKDLKFTLVMRRGENVRIHNQCKHGPSTVNILISERTNVEELTHLVTGILDLPTIDKQYELYVYSPSCKIEQKLSPTDRPLAIRMEWPNQDFNRFEIRPSSCRIQHHHQYIDNNNNNSSNDSRLIMADFRKNFKSEFTMNLLGAATTTTNHNSMAIATENRNHYHHHNHHYPHYRSHPQLQLPQHQHSSSSSNNNNNNNYDRKSSVYLKQHSLRQERGSCVISF, from the exons atgcTCAAATACGTTTCAACACCAATGCCATTATCATAttcaacatcaccatcatcatcattatcagctTCAAATAATCCAACAATGTTTGATGTCGATCTTaaacgacaatcatcatcatcaacatcatcggattcaatttcattgaatagtTCTGATAGTATTTcgaatggatcatcatcgataatgaatgattctaTTGAATCGCCCatcactcatcatcatcatcatcatacgaaTCATTTATTAGTTCCTGTTgttaatcaccatcatcatcatcgttcatggagttcatcttcatcatcaacatcatcattacctaGTCTAATAACGGATAAtgttcaattatcattaccaacaaaatcaataaataataatgatgatcatcagaataaaattgtttcatcatcaccaacatcaacatcatcaaatacgATTGATCGTAAAtttgtaataaaaatatttacacGTGTTCTTTGTACAGATGTTGAATATAAAACATTATCCATATCTAATCATACAACCAGTCAAGAAATTGTACagattatattgaaaaaatttcgtctCAATCATCTAGATCCTaatcttttttatttaacCCTTGAAGCATGGATTAAACAAACCGGTATACCAATACGTAGTGTTATGgcattagatgatgatgcatgTCCAGCATTATTACAATCATGTTATCGACAAAAAGATCTTAAATTCACTTTAGTAATGCGTCGTGGTGAAAATGTTCGTATTCATAATCAATGTAAACATGGG CCATCCACTGTAAATATTCTCATATCGGAAAGGACGAATGTTGAAGAGTTAACTCATTTGGTTACCGGTATACTTGATTTACCTACTATAGATAAACAATATGAACTTTATGTTTATTCACCTTCTTGTAAAA ttgaacaaaaattgtcaCCAACCGATCGACCATTAGCCATACGTATGGAATGGCCAAATCAAGATTTTAATCGTTTCGAAATTcgtccatcatcatgtcgaattcaacatcatcaccaatacattgataacaacaacaacaacagcagtaACGATTCCCGTTTGATAATGGCtgattttcgaaaaaatttcaaatctgAATTTACTATGAATTTGCTGGGTGCagcaaccacaacaacaaatcataaTAGTATGGCTATTGCAACGGAAAATCGAAatcactaccaccaccacaaccaccattATCCTCATTATCGATCACATCCACAGTTACAGCTACCGCAGcatcaacattcatcatcatcatcaaacaacaacaacaacaacaactacgaCCGGAAAAGTTCTGTATATTTAAAACAACACTCCCTTCGACAAGAAAGAGGGTCCTGTGTtatatcattttga
- the LOC124496433 gene encoding uncharacterized protein LOC124496433, giving the protein MMIFSVLSDLLSLIDDNNNITTDATASATSTNRNQNNLNLKNKSYRSMFNIGEKMDLMSILINSSSGTWTISQMIEAIRYYVQDLQRLPERIEKTKELASEIHTCYRCVQPCTAETVHYVCSHCHEVILCEQCEQRSEELHPFDFIKIKPKSLNSNNTITNPIVKATRPAIEMFRKNLILLLGELQRDLSIAEDCYEQYTPGTRFTKIWHIGNNGNFDWPMGTELRCLGSNIDPIDGKKSIPLSLQADEQYDVQMDFMIPADVCEEKIFYSVWRFWHDGQYFGQTIQMRVKAVPNVAQIEKFGEKTIVAISDDDDDVSNDIGRENDKDDEKVIMFTPEMIPYPDCFNLTIPFVKHDDQDHDDTDDNTDVIGSSQNIVNHECDEKQSEQEKQQQQPEQQQPEEKQQTENKEKKPSSKKKTRSNEREPLILQILRSQKTLDNMVKASKERSSIIMGKQQQHPQKSKSIREPFPFQFPATSAMIDIANRMINKHHHHSSTKSPSSSSTTTTTTNNERINQRHLSTGMAKTIKIRRRNLVHSKHNI; this is encoded by the exons atgatgatattttccGTTTTATctgatttattatcattaatcgatgataataataatatcacaACAGATG CGACAGCATCGGCAACATCGACAAATCGAAATcagaataatttgaatttgaaaaacaaatcctATCGTTCAATGTTCAatattggtgaaaaaatggatttaatgtccattttgatcaattcatcatccgGTACATGGACCATATCACAAATGATTGAAGCAATTCGTTATTATGTACAAGATTTACAACGATTACCAGAAcgtattgaaaaaacaaaagaattggCCAGTGAAATTCATACCTGTTATCGTTGTGTACAGCCATGTACGGCCGAAACAGTGCATTATGTTTGTTCACATTGTCATGAAGTAATATTATGTGAACAATGTGAACAACGAAGTGAAGAATTACatccatttgattttattaaaatcaaaCCTAAATCTTTAAATTCGAATAATacaataacaaatccaataGTTAAAGCTACACGTCCAGCTATTGAAATGTTTCGAAAAAATCTTATCCTATTGCTTGGTGAATTACAACGTGATCTATCGATTGCTGAAGATTGTTATGAACAATATACACCTGGTACACGATTCACAAAAATCTGGCATATTGGtaataatggtaattttGATTGGCCAATGGGTACTGAACTTCGTTGTCTTGGTTCAAATATTGATCcaattgatggaaaaaaatctataccattatcattgcaAGCAGATGAACAATATGATGTTCAAATGGATTTTATGATACCGGCCGATGtttgtgaagaaaaaattttctatagTGTATGGCGTTTCTGGCATGATGGCCAATATTTTGGACAAACAATTCAGATGCGTGTTAAAGCCGTACCGAATGTTGCacagattgaaaaatttggtgAAAAAACTATTGTGGCcattagtgatgatgatgatgatgtttctaATGACATTGGAAGagaaaatgataaagatgacGAGAAAGTGATAATGTTTACACCGGAAATGATTCCATATCCagattgtttcaatttgacCATTCCATTTGTtaaacatgatgatcaagatcatgatgataCCGATGATAATACTGATGTTATTGGGTCAAGTCAAAATATCGTGAATCATGAgtgtgatgaaaaacaatcggaacaagaaaaacaacagcaacaaccggaacaacaacaaccggaagagaaacaacaaactgaaaataaagagaaaaaaccgTCGTCAAAGAAAAAGACCAGGTCAAATGAACGAGAACCATTGATATTGCAAATTTTACGATcacaaaaaacattggacAACATGGTCAAAGCTAGTAAAGAACGATCATCGATCATTATGggaaaacagcaacaacatccgcaaaaatcgaaatcaataCGTGAACCTTTTCCTTTTCAATTTCCGGCCACTTCGGCAATGATAGATATTGCCAAtagaatgataaataaacatcatcatcattcgtcaacaaaatcaccatcatcatcatcaacaacaacaacaacaacaaataatgaacGAATTAATCAACGGCATTTATCTACAGGAATGGCGAAAACAATTAAGATTCGTCGCCGAAATTTGGTTCATTCAAAACATaacatatga